Genomic window (Chloroflexaceae bacterium):
GGCCGAACTGCGCCGCCTGGGGTTGGCCGAGCGCCTGGCCATGATCTTCATCGAAACTCCCGCCAATCCCACCAATGCGCTGGTGGACATCGCCGCTTACGCCGGCCTCGCCGCCCGTCTCAGCGGCGAACGGCCCGTGCTGACCGCGGTGGACAACACCTTCCTCGGGCCGCTCTGGCAGCAACCGCTCCGCCATGGCGCCGACCTGGTGCTTTACTCCGCCACCAAATACATTGGCGGCCACAGCGACCTGATCGCCGGCGTCTGCCTGGGCAGACGCGAATTGCTCGACCAGGTCAGGTTCCTGCGCACCATCTTCGGCACCATGGCCGGCCCGCACACCGGCTGGCTGCTGATGCGCAGCCTCGAAACCCTTAAATTGCGCATGACCGCCCAGATGAAGACTGCACGCCATGTGGCCGAGTTTCTCAATGATCACCCCAAAGTGGACCGCGTCTACTACCTGGGCAACCTGACCGAGGACGACCCGCAGTACGAGGTCTACCACCGCCAGTGCAGCGCGCCGGGCGGCATGATCGCCTTCGATGTGGTCGGCGGCGAACGGGAAGCCTTTCGCCTGCTCAACGCCCTCAAGCTCATCAAGCTGGCGGTAAGCCTGGGCAGCAACGAGTCGCTGGCCGAGCATCCCGCTACCATGACCCACGCCGATGTGGACCCCGAAGAGCGCCTGGAACTGGGCATCACCCCGGCGATGGTGCGCCTGTCCATCGGCGTCGAGCATCCTGAGGACCTGATTGCCGATCTGGCCCAGGCTCTTGAGGCCGTCTAATCAGCGCAACAACCTGGCTGGCCCTTCAGGCAGGGGGATGGAGAAACCCGGTTTCCCCATCCCCTCCAAATGCTACCGCAGACATCAACCACGGCTCAATCAATGGTTCCCAGAAAACGCATCACCGCCTCCTGGAAAGCGACAGGGTTATCCCAGTTGACCCAGTGGCCGGTCCTGGGAATGACCGCCAGCGCGGCTCCGGGGATGCCCGCGGCGAGGCGGATGGCCTGCGCGGCGGTGAACAGGTAGCCGTCGCTGGCCACAATCAGCGTCGGAGCGGTGATCCGCCCCAGACGGTCGTGGCTATCGAAGGCTGTAGCCGCGTCCCAGATGTGCAGGAGCGTCTCGCGGTCGCCGAGATAGCGGCTCATCGTCTGGAGGGCGTAGGGCCGAATGGCGGGTGTGCGCAGCGCGGCGCTTCTAGACATTATATCAATCACCTGCGCCACCGAGTAGGCCCGCAGGAACCAGTGCAGGTAGGCGGTGCGGAAGGGGAAGGGTTCGAGGAAATAGCCCCGCGGACGGCACCAGGTATCGGCGAGGATCAGGGCGCTGACGCGCTCGGGCGCCATCAGCGCCAGTTCCTGAGCCACCATGCCGCCAAGCGAGTGGCCCAGCACCCGGACCGCGGGCGCCTCAAGGGCGTCGAGTGTAGCAAGCACCTCTCTGGCCAGATCGGCAATGCTGGTCGGCCCGGCGAGGGGCGGGGCAGCGCCATGGCCCGGCAGGTCGCAGGCGATCACCTCGTAGCGCGCGGCGAAAACGGGGATCTGTTCGCGCCAGTACTCCCGGTCCACCATGGCGCCGTGGAGCAACAGCAATGGCGGCCCCGCGCCCCTGCGTTCGTGGGGCAGGGCCTGGCTGGTTGTCGGTGTGGCGTGCATCGGAACCTCCTCCCTGGGCATTTTCCGCTATTCTACCGCACCTGCGCTGCCGCAATCCGGAGGGTTGCGCTCTAACCGGCGTCAGGAGCGGAGCTCCTCACCCTCTCCTGCCTCGCTCCGCTCGGCGCCCTCTCCCTCTCCACCGCAGGTGGAGAGGGAGGGGGCGGGGGGAGGGTGAGGATCAGAACCCACGAGGCTTCGCCGCACCCCGACAGGCGGAGAAGAGGCATTTCTGGGAGACTTCGCCCTCCCATGTTGATCCGCACCGCGAATCTCTGCGATAATATGGCCGTCCTGCGCGTACTGAAATTGGCGTGAAGCACCAGAAGGAGCCCCGCCTATGGCAGCCCATCCGCTGGCCGGCCAGCCGGCCCCCCGTGAGTTGCTCGTCAACGTGCCGCGCCTCGTTTCGTCCTACTATATCCTCACCCCTGATCCCGGCGTCGCGGAGCAGCAGGTGGCCTTTGGCACCTCGGGCCACCGTGGTTCGTCGTTGCAGCACTCCTTCAACGAGGAGCATATCCTGGCGATCTGCCAGGCCCTCTGCGAGTGGCGGAGCGCCCAGCGCATCAGCGGGCCGCTGTACCTGGGCATGGACACCCATGCCCTCTCCGAGCCGGCCCTGGCGACCGCAATCGAGGTCTTTGCCGCCAACGGCGTCGAACTCTGCGTGCAGACCGGTCTGGGCTACACCCCTACGCCAGCGGTTTCGCACGCCATCCTCACGTACAACCGCGGTCGCCGCGAAGGGCTGGCCGATGGCGTGGTGATCACCCCGTCGCACAATCCCCCGGACGATGGCGGCTTCAAGTACAACCCGCCTTCGGGCGGCCCCGCCGACACCGGCACCACCCGCTGGGTGCAGGAACGCGCCAACCAGTTGCTGCGCGACGGACTGAAAGACGTGCGGCGCGTGCCCTTTGCCCGGGCCATTGCCGCCAGTACCACCCACATGCACGACTACGTCGGCCCCTACGTGGCTGACCTGGCTAACGTGATTGATATGGAGGCCATCCGCGCTGCCGGCCTGAAGCTGGGCGTGGACCCGATGGGTGGGGCCTCGCTGCCCTACTGGGGGCCGATCGCCGAACGCTACGGCCTCGACCTCACCGTAGTCAACCAGACGATTGACCCCACCTTCGCCTTCATGCGCGTGGACAAGGACGGCAAGATCCGCATGGACTGCTCCTCGCCCGCGGCCATGGCCGGATTGATCGAACTGAAGGACCGCTTCGACGTGGCCTTCGGCAACGACCCCGATGCTGATCGGCACGGCATCGTCACTCGCAGCGTCGGCCTGATGAATCCGAACCACTACCTGGCGGTGGCGATCTGGTACCTGTTCCAGCACCGCCCCGCCTGGCGCGCTGATGCCGCCGTCGGCAAGACCCTGGTCTCCAGTTCGATGATTGACCGCGTCGCCGCCCATCTGGGCCGCCGACTTGCCGAGGTGCCGGTAGGCTTCAAGTGGTTCGTAGACGGTCTGGTGGACGGGAGCTACGGCTTTGGCGGCGAGGAGAGCGCCGGGGCTTCCTTCCTGCGCCGCGATGGCACGGTGTGGACTACCGACAAGGACGGGATCATTATGGATCTGCTGGCCGCCGAGATCACCGCGGTGACGGGCCGAGACCCCGGCGAGCACTACCGCGAGCTGGAGGAGCGCTTTGGCCGCTCGGTCTATGCCCGCAGCGACGTGCCAGCCACTCCGGCGCAGAAGGCCGTGCTGGGCAACCTTTCGCCCGAACTGGTAGCCGCCACCGAACTGGCCGGCGAGCCGATCATCGCCCGCCTCACCCGCGCTCCGGTCAACGATGCGCCCATCGGCGGCCTGAAGATCGTTACGGCCAGCGGCTGGTTCGCAGCGCGCCCTTCGGGCACCGAGAACATCTATAAGGTCTACGCCGAGAGCTTCAAAGGCGAGGAGCACCTGGCCGCCATCCAGGCCGAAGCCCAGACGATCATTAACGCGGCGCTCCAGGAAGCAGGCGTGTGATGCCGCGGCATCGCCCCGCACTGGCGGGATGAACGTTCCTGGGCGGGCGCAGCACCCCGGTTCCCTCTTCTTTGCCAGAGGAAGGAGGAAACCCGGTTTGCCCGCAGGCGCTTTCAGGGGAGGATTTAGGAAGACGCAGCCCTCCCGTAGGGCAGGGGAAGGGTGACACCGGGTTTCCCCCCTTCCCCTAACCGGTTGCATTCACTTCAGTGGAGGAAGCGCCGATGAAAATCTTCGATCTGAGCGTACCGACCGAGAGCGGCCCGAGCGAGCCGCTGCCGGTGCTGGTCGAGCACGAAAACCACCAGCAGAGCGCGCCGTTCATGGCCAGCTTCTTCGGGGCGCGGGTGGAGGATCTGCCCGAAGGCAACGGCTGGGCAAACGATAAGGTGACGATGAGCAGCCACGCCGGCACCCATGTTGACGCCCCCTGGCACTACTACCCGACCTGCGGCGGCCAGCGCGCCCGCACGATTGATGAGATGCCCCTGGAGTGGTTCTTCGGCAACGGCGTGGTGCTGGACATGCGCCACATCCCCCGTGGAGGGGTGATCAGCGCCGCCGATGTGCAAACCGCCCTGGCGCGGATCAACCACGCCCTTGCGCCCGGCGAGATTGTGCTCATTCAGACCGGGGCCGACAAGCTGTGGGGCCAGGCCGAGTACTTCCACGCCGGCGCGGGGATGAGCGCCGAGGCGACCCGCTGGCTGATCGCCCAGGGCATCCGCGTAATGGGCATAGACGCCTGGGGCTGGGACCAGCCGTTCTGGGCGATGAAGGAGCGCTTCCAGCAGACCGGCGACCCTGCGGTGATCTGGGAGGCCCATCGGGTGGGACGCGACCTGGAGTATTGCCACATCGAGAAGCTCGCCAACCTGGACGCCCTGCCGCGTCCTACAGGGTTCAAGGTCGCTTGTTTTCCGGTCAAACTCACCGGCGGCAGCGCCGGATGGACACGGGTGGTGGCGATCTTCGAGGATCTTTAAGGCGCCATTTCGAGGGAGTGTTACCGCATCCTCATATCGGTGGCTTGCGGCAAGCCCGCCAGGGCAACTGAAAGGAACCCGCATGGAACCGTTAATCGTCACTGCCGCGCTGACCGGCGCGGTAACGGTGCCAACGCAGACCCCCTACCTGCCCTACACCATCGAGCAACTGGCCGAGGATGCCGAACGGTGCGCCCGCGCCGGTGCAGCAATCATCCACATTCACGCCCGGAACCCTGAGAACGGCGCGCCATCGTCGGATATGGAACTCTTTGGCGCCATCCTCAAGGCGATCAAGGCCCGTACCGACGCGGTGATCTGCACCACTACCGGCGGCGGGGTCGGCATGTCTCCCGCCGACCGGGTGCGCGTCGTCCCGACCTGGAAGCCGGAACTGGCGACCTGCAACATGGGCTCGATGAACTTCTCGGTGCATCCGGTGGCGCGACGCTTCAACGATGGCGACTACCGCTTTCCCTGGGAGGCCCAGTGGCTCAAGGGCAGCGAGGATTTCATCTTCCCCAACACCTTTGCCAGCATCCGGCACTTCCTTGAAGAGATGCGCAAGACCGACACGCGGCCAGAGTTCGAGATCTACGATGTCGGCCATCTCTACAACCTCGACTTCATGCTCAGTGAAGGATTGGTTGAAAAACCGATCTGGCTACAGTTTGTGATGGGTGTGCTGGGCGGCATCCGCGCCACGCTCTACGACCTGACCCATCTGCTCGACACGGCTACCCGCCTCTTCGGCCCCGACGGCTACCGCTGGTCGGTGATCGGCGCGGGGTACCCGCAGCAGTTCCATATGTGCACCGCAGCAATTATGCTTGGCGGGCACGCCCGCGTGGGGCTGGAGGACAACATCTTTGTGCGCCGGGGCGTGCTGGGCCGGAACCACGAACTGGTCGAGAAGATCGTGCGGATCGCGGGGGAGTTCGATCGGCCCATTGCCACACCTGCCGAGGTGCGTAGCCTGCTGAACCTGAAGGGCCTGGAGCGAGTGGGGTTTTAGAGCTCTGAACGGAATGTGGAATGTTTGGCCCGCTAAGGACAATGAGTGGTCTGTGAACAAGTTTCCTTGCCTTTCCGCCCCCCTCCCAACCTTCCCCCGTTGGGGGGAGGGTTAGGGAGGGGGCGGAGTTGCCGAAAAACTTCGTTCACAGAGTACTGAGTCGTGCAGCTCGCGGCCTCGCGCTGCCATCGTTGCAGGTCAACCTTTTCAAGAAACGCGATAGGACCTCTCCGTATCCGGTAGCGTTCTGGGAGGCGCGGCCGTCTCAGACCCTCGCCTCAGGCAGGGGTGCGGGGAAACCAGGTTTCCCCATTGTCATATCAGCCGTGACGCAGCGCGCTGCGCAGGGCCGCGCGCAGCTCCAGCAGGCCAATCTCCAGGCCAGTGCGGTCATCGGTGTGGAAGAGACGCAGCCGGGGTTGGGGGCGCTGAGGGGCGCACCGGGCGACCCACGGCTGGATGCTGTCGAAGCGGGCTGCCAGAGCAGCGGTGGCCGCGGCGACGGCTTCGCGCGGGCCGACCAGGGCCACCTGGGGATCGAAGCCAGGGTGTGCGGCGAACACCTCTGGACCGGCCACCGCCCGCACCAGCGACCCGAGGCGCGCCAGCAACCCTTCGGCGGCGGGGCGGCCAAAGCGCCGCGTCAGCGCTGCGAACCCCCCGATGCTTACACTGGTCGCCGCCCATCCGGGCCGCGCGGTGAGGGCAGGCAGCGCCCTGGCCAGGGTGTGCATGCAGGGCAGGCCGGTGACGGGATGAAAGTGTTCGTAGCAAGAGAACCGTTGCGCCTGCATCACCAGTTGATTGTGGGCCGCCGCGCCCAACGGCAGCAGAGCCGCCACGCGGTAGAGCAGAGCTTCGAAGGCGAAGGGCTTGAGGAAGCTGTCGTCCAGCGGGCCGACGGGGGCCAGACGCGGATCGCTCATCGGATCCATCGTCGAGACGATCAGCACAGGGATGTGGGCAGTGGCCGGATTGGCGCGCACCATATCGCGCAAGCGATAACCGTCGAAGCCCGGCTTGTGAATGTCGGTGATCAGCAAATGCGGCCGGACGCGGACCGCCAGGTCGAGCGTCGCCGGCCCGGCGCCCGCCGGCGCGCCGATGTATTCGAAGTCGTGACTGGTCAGCAGCCGGGCATAGATCTGGCGAATGTCCGGATCATCGTCGCTCACCAGTACGCGCGCCAGCGGGCGCGACGGCGCCGGGGCGGGGAGCGCCGCGAACCGCGCGTGCTGGAACAACGCGCGCCGGGGAGTTCTCGTTTCAGGACGAATTGACGGTGCGTAGCTCACGGCCAGATCCGGGTCTGCTCATCTGCGTGGCGCTGCCGCTGCGCCCCTGCTCTATCAGGAAGAACGCCGCTTCGGGCCGCGAAGTTACGGCCTGCAGGAAAAAAAAGCGCCTCGCCGCGGGGGAGGGGTTGAAAGGGCTTGCTCTCTCAGAAAACTCGTTGTTCTCGTCGCTGTGCGGCTGCGCCGCGCTATGGCTGATGCAACGTCCGCCTCCAGCAGGGGATCGGGGCGGCGTAGCCGCCCGATACGGTCCTTGTTCGTTGGTTCTGGCGGTGTAGCTGCCAGAACCAACGAACAACCCGGGGCCTGGGACAAACCTCAAAGACCTTGCAACAACCCTGGCAGGCGCATGGAGTCTAACTTGTAACAGGACAGAGTATGCTACAATAAGCGGCGGCGCAGCGGACCTGCCGCACGCTCGGAATCGCCCTGGTACCAGTTCCCGCACGACACCTCCCTCTGCCGGACCGCGCGACCACCATCGAGGCGGTTATGCTTGAGTTTTCGGGATGTCGGGTGCGTGGCGACTGGGCATATGGAAGCGGAAGCGTATGTTCGACACCGTGCTGATCGCCAATCGCGGCGAGATCGCCTTGCGTGTGATGCGCGCCTGTCGGGAACTGGGGTTGCGGTGCGTCGCCGTATACTCCGAAGCGGATCGTGAGGCGCCTCACGTCGCCTATGCCGACGCCGCCTATCTGCTTGGACCCGCGCCTTCAGCGGAGAGTTA
Coding sequences:
- a CDS encoding cystathionine gamma-synthase family protein, with protein sequence MARRKPEGYLKGRPLRPESLMMSYGYKPELSEGAIKCPIFQTSTFAFKTAEEGKAFFEIAYGLRRRGPGEELGLIYSRLNNPDLEILEDRLTLWDEAECAAVFASGMAAISTTLLTFLRPGDVLLHSEPVYGGTDYLLKHVLPRFGIRVVGFRAGAPPEAAEAELRRLGLAERLAMIFIETPANPTNALVDIAAYAGLAARLSGERPVLTAVDNTFLGPLWQQPLRHGADLVLYSATKYIGGHSDLIAGVCLGRRELLDQVRFLRTIFGTMAGPHTGWLLMRSLETLKLRMTAQMKTARHVAEFLNDHPKVDRVYYLGNLTEDDPQYEVYHRQCSAPGGMIAFDVVGGEREAFRLLNALKLIKLAVSLGSNESLAEHPATMTHADVDPEERLELGITPAMVRLSIGVEHPEDLIADLAQALEAV
- a CDS encoding alpha/beta hydrolase, with the translated sequence MHATPTTSQALPHERRGAGPPLLLLHGAMVDREYWREQIPVFAARYEVIACDLPGHGAAPPLAGPTSIADLAREVLATLDALEAPAVRVLGHSLGGMVAQELALMAPERVSALILADTWCRPRGYFLEPFPFRTAYLHWFLRAYSVAQVIDIMSRSAALRTPAIRPYALQTMSRYLGDRETLLHIWDAATAFDSHDRLGRITAPTLIVASDGYLFTAAQAIRLAAGIPGAALAVIPRTGHWVNWDNPVAFQEAVMRFLGTID
- the pgm gene encoding phosphoglucomutase (alpha-D-glucose-1,6-bisphosphate-dependent), encoding MAAHPLAGQPAPRELLVNVPRLVSSYYILTPDPGVAEQQVAFGTSGHRGSSLQHSFNEEHILAICQALCEWRSAQRISGPLYLGMDTHALSEPALATAIEVFAANGVELCVQTGLGYTPTPAVSHAILTYNRGRREGLADGVVITPSHNPPDDGGFKYNPPSGGPADTGTTRWVQERANQLLRDGLKDVRRVPFARAIAASTTHMHDYVGPYVADLANVIDMEAIRAAGLKLGVDPMGGASLPYWGPIAERYGLDLTVVNQTIDPTFAFMRVDKDGKIRMDCSSPAAMAGLIELKDRFDVAFGNDPDADRHGIVTRSVGLMNPNHYLAVAIWYLFQHRPAWRADAAVGKTLVSSSMIDRVAAHLGRRLAEVPVGFKWFVDGLVDGSYGFGGEESAGASFLRRDGTVWTTDKDGIIMDLLAAEITAVTGRDPGEHYRELEERFGRSVYARSDVPATPAQKAVLGNLSPELVAATELAGEPIIARLTRAPVNDAPIGGLKIVTASGWFAARPSGTENIYKVYAESFKGEEHLAAIQAEAQTIINAALQEAGV
- a CDS encoding cyclase family protein, yielding MKIFDLSVPTESGPSEPLPVLVEHENHQQSAPFMASFFGARVEDLPEGNGWANDKVTMSSHAGTHVDAPWHYYPTCGGQRARTIDEMPLEWFFGNGVVLDMRHIPRGGVISAADVQTALARINHALAPGEIVLIQTGADKLWGQAEYFHAGAGMSAEATRWLIAQGIRVMGIDAWGWDQPFWAMKERFQQTGDPAVIWEAHRVGRDLEYCHIEKLANLDALPRPTGFKVACFPVKLTGGSAGWTRVVAIFEDL
- a CDS encoding 3-keto-5-aminohexanoate cleavage protein, with the translated sequence MEPLIVTAALTGAVTVPTQTPYLPYTIEQLAEDAERCARAGAAIIHIHARNPENGAPSSDMELFGAILKAIKARTDAVICTTTGGGVGMSPADRVRVVPTWKPELATCNMGSMNFSVHPVARRFNDGDYRFPWEAQWLKGSEDFIFPNTFASIRHFLEEMRKTDTRPEFEIYDVGHLYNLDFMLSEGLVEKPIWLQFVMGVLGGIRATLYDLTHLLDTATRLFGPDGYRWSVIGAGYPQQFHMCTAAIMLGGHARVGLEDNIFVRRGVLGRNHELVEKIVRIAGEFDRPIATPAEVRSLLNLKGLERVGF
- a CDS encoding response regulator, with amino-acid sequence MSYAPSIRPETRTPRRALFQHARFAALPAPAPSRPLARVLVSDDDPDIRQIYARLLTSHDFEYIGAPAGAGPATLDLAVRVRPHLLITDIHKPGFDGYRLRDMVRANPATAHIPVLIVSTMDPMSDPRLAPVGPLDDSFLKPFAFEALLYRVAALLPLGAAAHNQLVMQAQRFSCYEHFHPVTGLPCMHTLARALPALTARPGWAATSVSIGGFAALTRRFGRPAAEGLLARLGSLVRAVAGPEVFAAHPGFDPQVALVGPREAVAAATAALAARFDSIQPWVARCAPQRPQPRLRLFHTDDRTGLEIGLLELRAALRSALRHG